Below is a genomic region from Escherichia ruysiae.
ATTTATTACCGCAGCAATAAATAATAACAACATGGCGGTGGTTTGAATGTGTTTAATTCGGGGACTACGTTGAATTAATCCATTTGGTGGCACGGGGATATCTACCGACGACGATGAGCGAAAGGACGAATGCGGATCGAGGGTAATATTTTCTTTTTCCACGCCGAACTCCTGTATTTATAATATTTTAATTATTGCGTAATTATGTATTGCGCAGGGTTAATATTAATGGCAGATGAAATTTTTAGGATTTCACTACCGCTCACAAAAAAACATTTATAGTCGACTGGTTGCGAGCATAGGTAAGCCGGAAATTTCGGGCGTTTATATTTTGATAAAACCGTGCACAATCTAATAGTTTGCTGTTTTTAATCTGTATTTAATAAACGTACCGCTTGTTCTTCTTGATGGAACGAATCATCGCTTGTTTAGCTGAATTCAAATGGTTACGTAGTGCAAGCGTTGCATCCACATAGCTGCGGCAAACCAAAGCACTGAGAATAGTCATATGCTCATCTATGGCAATAATATTGCGCTGCCTGCGATCGTTTTCGTCCCATTGATAGTGGAAGTGGAAGATGACGGAGATAATATCAATGGATTGATTGAAAAAGATATTGTCAGTGGCTGAAAGCAATAAGGCATGGAACTCTCTGTCCAGTTGCGAGAAGGTGTGAAAATTACTGCCGATGTTGTCACGCAGCATTCGGTGGCGTTCGAGCATGGTTTTCACCTGAAACCAGCGCGGATCATTATCAGGCAGAGTGAGAAAACGCTGGATTGAGCGCGTTTCCAACATTTCGCGCAGTTCAAAAAGCTGCTCGGCGTAGGATTGATCGAAATGCTTTATCCTCCACTGACCGCGTTTTTCGCTTTGGGTGAGGTTGTAGCACCATAATTTTAAAAGATATTTTCTTGCCGTAATCGAGCTGACACCTGCTGCTCGCGCCAGTTGCAGCTCAGAAAAAGTTTCACCAGGCAACAACTGACGCTGATTTATCATCGTGAAAAAAAACTGCTCAAATACTTTATCCTGCTCACTTATCGAAGCTGCGGGACAGGCAAAACCGTCGTTGTGATCAGGTTTACGCGTGATGACGTGGTCATTTCCGACCTGCGTCAGGACACCGCATTCGCGTAAGTGGCTGAGAACATGACGCACCGTGGTGCGACTGACGTTGTACATTTCCGCTAGTGAGCTTTGCGATGGGAGTGGGGAAGGGATATGACCACATACCATCTCATCAATAAACTGGTTAACTACATTATGGCGTAAATTTTGTGAGCGACTCATATTTTTCTCCTTGTCGCGCTATTAAAACCCGATTTAAAACATTTTTATGCGTGTATTTTCACAAAATAG
It encodes:
- a CDS encoding GntR family transcriptional regulator, which produces MSRSQNLRHNVVNQFIDEMVCGHIPSPLPSQSSLAEMYNVSRTTVRHVLSHLRECGVLTQVGNDHVITRKPDHNDGFACPAASISEQDKVFEQFFFTMINQRQLLPGETFSELQLARAAGVSSITARKYLLKLWCYNLTQSEKRGQWRIKHFDQSYAEQLFELREMLETRSIQRFLTLPDNDPRWFQVKTMLERHRMLRDNIGSNFHTFSQLDREFHALLLSATDNIFFNQSIDIISVIFHFHYQWDENDRRQRNIIAIDEHMTILSALVCRSYVDATLALRNHLNSAKQAMIRSIKKNKRYVY